From the Kitasatospora atroaurantiaca genome, the window GGGTCGGCGGCATGGATCTTCTCGGCGTCGGCCGCGAACTCCTGCCAGGTCTTGGGAGGTTGGAGGCCGAGCTTCTGGAGGATGTCCTGCCGGTAGAACATCACCATCGGGCCGGTGTCCTGCGGGAAGCCGTAGGTCCCGCCGTTGACGGTGACCTGTGACCACGCCGACTCCGTGAAGGTCGACTTCAGCTTCTGCGCGCCGAAGTCGTCGAGGTTCACCAGCCGCTTGGAGAGCGCGAGTTCGGGGAGGGCGAAGTACTCGACCTGGGCGACGTCCGGGCCGCCGCTGCCGGACTTCACGGCGGTCTGCAGCTTGGTGTACTCGGCGGCCGACTGGCCCGCGTTGACCACGTTGACCTTGACGTTGGGGTACTTCTGCTCGAACAGGTCGACCGTCTTCTGGATGTTGGGCGCCCATGTCCAGTACGTCAGGGTGACGGGCTTGTCGAGCGCGCCGGCGGTGTCGGTGGAACCTCCGCCACCGCCGGAGCTGCCGCAGGCGGTGAGCGAGAGGGCGAGGGCAGCGGCGGGCAGAGCCAGCAGCAGGCGTCTGCGCGGGGAGGGCTTCGGGGCGGTCATGGCTGGAGTTCTCCTCTGAAGGGGGTGGGTACGGAGAAGTCGGGTGCGGGCGTTACTCCTTGACGCTTCCGGCCGCCAGGCCGGACTGCCAGAAGCGCTGCAGGAACAGGAAGGCGAGGACGAGGGGGACGATCGCCAGCAGGCTGCCGGTGATCACCAGGGGGTAGAAGTTGGTGGTTCCCACGCTGCTCGCGCCGGTCGCCAGGCTGTTCCACTGGTTGAGTCCGACGGTGAGCGGGAACCACTGCGGATCGCTCAGCACGATCAGCGGCAGGAAGTAGTTGTTCCAGGTCGCGACCAGCGAGAAGAGCAGCACGGTCACGAAGCCCGGGGCGAGCAGGCGCAGCGAGATGGTGAAGAAGGTGCGGAGTTCGCCCGAGCCGTCGATCCGGGCGGCCTCCAGCATCGAGTCGGGCACCGCCCCCAGCGCGTACACCCGCATCAGGTAGAGGCCGAACGGGCTGGCGAGTGACGGGATCAGGACCGCCCAGGGGCTGTCGACCAGGCCGACCTTGCTGAACAGCAGGTACGTCGGGACGGCCAGCGCGGTGCCGGGGATGGTGACGGCGCCGAGGACCACCGCGAAGATCAGCCTGCGGCCGCGGAACTCGTACTTGGCGAGGGCGTAGCCGCCGGCCGTGGAGATGACGGCCGCGCCGCCGGCGCCGAGCACGGAGTAGAGCACGGTGTTGCCGAACCAGCGGAGGTAGATGCCGCCGTCGTAGGTGACGACGTCGTGGACGTTCTGGAAGAGGTGGAAGCCGTGGCCGAACCAGAGCCCGAAGCTGTCGAAGAGCGAGGCACTGTCCTTGGTACTGCTCATCACCAGCCACAGCAGCGGGAGCAGGGTGTAGACCAGCATCAGCAGCATCACCCCGGTGAGCGCCGTACTGCCGGCGGGGCGCCGTCGGCGCGCGCGGGCGGTCACAGGACCTGCTCCTTCCGGGCCGTCCGGAGCTGGACGGTGTAGGCGACCACAGCGGTCACCGCGCCGAGCACCACGGCCACGGCGGCCGAGTAGTTGAACTGCTGGCCGTTGAAGGCGAGGTTGTAGGCGTACATGTTGGGCGTGTAGCTGGTGGTGATCACGTTGGGGGCCAGTGCCTGGAGGATGTTGGGCTCGTTGAAGAGCTGGAAGCTGCCGATGATGGAGAAGACCGTGGCCAGCAGCAGGGCCTGCCGGAGTGCGGGGATCTTGATGCTCCAGGCCTTGCGGAACTCGCCCGCGCCGTCCACCGAGGCCGCCTCGTACAGTTCCTCGGGGATCGCCCGCAGAGCCGCGTAGAGGATGAGCATGTTGTAGCCGACGTACTCCCAGGTGGCGATGTTGCCGATGGAGGCGAGCATCCAGGACTTGCCGAGCAGGTCGGGCATCGCCAGGCCGAGTGCGTCGCCGACCTGGTGGACCAGGCCGAACTGACGCCCGTACAGGTAGCCCCACATCAGCGAAGCGACCACGGCGGGGACGGCGTACGGGATGAAGATGCCGATCCGGAACAGGCCTGCCCTGATCAGCCGGCCGCTGTCCACGGCCAGGGCCGCGAGCAGGGCGAGGCCGAGCATGACCGGCACCTGAACGGCCAGGAACAGTGCCACCCGGAGCAGGCCCGCCTGGAAGAGGTGGTCGGTGAAGGCCCGCCGGTAGTTGTCGAGGCCGACGAAGACGGTGCCGCCGATCAACCGGTCCTGGAAGAAGCTCTGGTGGAGCGCGTACAGCAGGGGCGCGACGATGGCCGCCAGGAAGACCAGCAGGAACGGTGCGAGGAAGACGTACCCGTACCTGGACGGGCGTGCGGTGGGGGGCGGCTTGCTCACGGCTCGGTCCTGTCCATTCCGGCGGAACGATGTTTGCGTGGTGATGTTTGCGCGGCCATGGCCGGTTCGCCGAGAGTCTGGCCGCGGACGATCCGGGATGTCAATGGCCTGTGCGCAAGTTCCCTTCTCACCAGGCGGTTTGGCCTGGCGATCAGATGTGGACTCGGTGGCCGCTGTGCGCGATAGTGTGTTTGCGCAAACACAGCACGGCGTCCCGCTAGGGTTTCCGGGCAGCGCCGAACACCGGGAGGACGGACGGATGACGGGCCTCGACGAGAGCCAGGCGGTACCGGGCAGGAACAGGCCGCCCTCGCAGGCGGACGTGGCCGCGCTGGCCGGGGTGTCCGCCCAGACCGTCTCCCGGGTGGCCAACAACCGCACCAACGTGGACGAGGAGACCCGCGAGCGGGTGCTCTCCGCCATGCGGATGCTCGGATACCAGCGCAACACCGCCGCCCGGGCCCTGGCCACCGGGCAGTTCCACATGCTGGGCGTGATCAGCTTCGACCTCAGCGCCCACGGGAACGCGCGGACGCTGCAGGCGATCTCCCGGGCGGCCCAGAGCGCCGGGTACTCGGTCAACGTCGCGGGCGTGCAGACCCAGACCGAGGGAGCCGTCCAGCAGGCGTTCTCCCAGCTCACCAGCCAGGCGGTGGACGGCATCGTCCTGATCGAAGCGCAGATCCTGGACCGGCCCGGCCTCCAACTGCCCTCCGGTGTCCCGGTGGTGGTCGCGGACGGGGACCCGGACCAGCGCTTCCCCTCCGTCGACAACAACCAGGCCGCCGGCGCCCGGGCCGCGACCGAGCACCTGCTCTCGCTGGGACACCACACGGTTTGGCACCTCGCCGGGCCGCAGGACTCCTACTCGGCCAGGCGCCGGGCCGCCGCCTGGCACAGCACCCTCAAGGAGGCCGGCGCACCGGTACCGCCGCTCCTCTTCGGCGACTGGAGCGCCGA encodes:
- a CDS encoding carbohydrate ABC transporter permease, which encodes MTARARRRRPAGSTALTGVMLLMLVYTLLPLLWLVMSSTKDSASLFDSFGLWFGHGFHLFQNVHDVVTYDGGIYLRWFGNTVLYSVLGAGGAAVISTAGGYALAKYEFRGRRLIFAVVLGAVTIPGTALAVPTYLLFSKVGLVDSPWAVLIPSLASPFGLYLMRVYALGAVPDSMLEAARIDGSGELRTFFTISLRLLAPGFVTVLLFSLVATWNNYFLPLIVLSDPQWFPLTVGLNQWNSLATGASSVGTTNFYPLVITGSLLAIVPLVLAFLFLQRFWQSGLAAGSVKE
- a CDS encoding LacI family DNA-binding transcriptional regulator translates to MTGLDESQAVPGRNRPPSQADVAALAGVSAQTVSRVANNRTNVDEETRERVLSAMRMLGYQRNTAARALATGQFHMLGVISFDLSAHGNARTLQAISRAAQSAGYSVNVAGVQTQTEGAVQQAFSQLTSQAVDGIVLIEAQILDRPGLQLPSGVPVVVADGDPDQRFPSVDNNQAAGARAATEHLLSLGHHTVWHLAGPQDSYSARRRAAAWHSTLKEAGAPVPPLLFGDWSAESGYAIGKELAARREVTAVFAANDHMALGLIRALHEAGRGVPDEVSVVGFDDVAESAFFLPPLTTVHQDFEEVGRQCVTLLLDQITTGRNAAGTVTTVPPRLVERASTARPH
- a CDS encoding carbohydrate ABC transporter permease — translated: MSKPPPTARPSRYGYVFLAPFLLVFLAAIVAPLLYALHQSFFQDRLIGGTVFVGLDNYRRAFTDHLFQAGLLRVALFLAVQVPVMLGLALLAALAVDSGRLIRAGLFRIGIFIPYAVPAVVASLMWGYLYGRQFGLVHQVGDALGLAMPDLLGKSWMLASIGNIATWEYVGYNMLILYAALRAIPEELYEAASVDGAGEFRKAWSIKIPALRQALLLATVFSIIGSFQLFNEPNILQALAPNVITTSYTPNMYAYNLAFNGQQFNYSAAVAVVLGAVTAVVAYTVQLRTARKEQVL